The following proteins are co-located in the Geoanaerobacter pelophilus genome:
- the rpsI gene encoding 30S ribosomal protein S9, translating into MAANTYYGTGKRKSSIARVWMKPGTGAITVNSKSLDDYFGRETSKMIVRQPLELVEKVGIFDINVTVSGGGDSGQAGAIKHGITKALLEADAELRGTLKKAGFITRDARVKERKKYGKKAARASFQFSKR; encoded by the coding sequence ATGGCAGCAAACACTTATTACGGAACAGGAAAAAGAAAGTCCTCTATCGCCAGGGTTTGGATGAAGCCGGGTACCGGGGCAATTACGGTTAATAGCAAGTCACTCGACGACTACTTTGGTCGCGAGACTTCAAAAATGATCGTTCGCCAGCCGCTTGAGCTGGTTGAAAAGGTCGGCATTTTTGATATCAACGTTACTGTTAGCGGTGGCGGAGACTCAGGTCAGGCCGGTGCCATTAAGCACGGGATCACCAAGGCGCTGCTTGAGGCAGACGCTGAGCTTCGTGGAACCCTCAAGAAGGCAGGATTCATTACCCGCGACGCACGGGTCAAAGAGCGGAAGAAGTACGGCAAGAAAGCTGCTCGCGCAAGCTTCCAGTTCTCCAAGCGTTAA
- a CDS encoding YgiQ family radical SAM protein translates to MFLPTNKEEALQRGWGELDVVFVTGDAYIDHPAFGVPLLARWLEHHGYRVGIIAQPDWKDPDAFRVLGRPRLFFAVAAGAMDSMVAHYTPEKRIRRDDAYTPGNRHGARPNRATIVYTSCCRAAYKDVPVVIGGIEASLRRFAHYDYWDDKVRRSILFDCKADVLVFGMGERPLLELANRLRDGEPLASITDIRGTAFASAHLPAGSSLLPSCEEVQDDRLAYAKAFRLVSEQHTSQDSNVLAQGHGSRFLVCNPPAVPLTTVELDAVYSLPFTRLPHFSYSEPIPAWEQIKASVTTHRGCYGGCAFCAITLHQGRTIQSRSIASITAEVEAMAKNSWFRGVVSDLGGPTANMYGTACGAPDGGASCKRHSCLHPSLCQRLQVNDRAGADLLSAVRKLPAVRHVTVTSGIRYDLLAHQPAYFRELVAHHVGGLLKVAPEHCCEKVLQVMRKPAPALFEEFLALFRDECARLGKRYGIVPYLMSGHPGTTLSDMVDLGLFLRRNRLRVEQVQQFTPTPGTLATAMYHTMIDPLTGGSVYVARSDREKQQQKALLLAHLSEERNKVMAALAACGREADAEKLLGVQLVRGKGKVASKTVDGSHAPELKKLSRKKIRK, encoded by the coding sequence ATGTTCCTTCCAACAAACAAAGAAGAAGCTTTGCAGCGCGGTTGGGGCGAGCTTGACGTCGTCTTTGTAACCGGAGACGCGTATATCGACCATCCTGCGTTCGGCGTGCCGCTGCTGGCTCGCTGGCTGGAGCATCATGGCTATAGGGTCGGTATTATCGCCCAACCGGATTGGAAGGACCCTGATGCCTTCAGGGTGCTGGGGCGACCGCGCCTATTCTTTGCCGTAGCTGCCGGCGCAATGGATTCCATGGTTGCGCACTATACCCCGGAAAAACGGATCCGCCGTGACGATGCCTACACTCCGGGTAATCGGCACGGCGCCAGGCCCAATCGAGCGACCATTGTTTATACCTCTTGCTGCAGGGCCGCCTACAAGGATGTTCCGGTGGTTATCGGCGGCATTGAGGCCTCGCTTCGCCGGTTTGCTCATTACGACTATTGGGACGACAAGGTTCGCCGCTCAATTCTGTTTGACTGTAAGGCTGATGTTCTTGTCTTTGGCATGGGAGAGCGGCCCCTGCTCGAACTGGCCAACCGGCTGCGAGACGGTGAGCCGTTAGCCTCCATTACCGATATCAGGGGAACCGCTTTTGCCTCAGCGCACTTGCCCGCTGGTTCTAGTCTGCTGCCTTCATGCGAGGAGGTGCAGGACGACCGCCTTGCCTATGCCAAGGCTTTCAGGTTGGTGTCGGAGCAGCACACTTCTCAGGACTCCAATGTTTTGGCTCAGGGGCACGGCAGCCGCTTCCTGGTCTGTAATCCGCCAGCAGTGCCACTTACGACAGTAGAACTCGATGCCGTCTATTCTTTGCCATTTACCAGGCTGCCCCACTTTTCCTATTCAGAGCCGATCCCGGCCTGGGAACAGATTAAGGCATCGGTAACAACGCATCGTGGTTGTTACGGCGGCTGTGCTTTCTGTGCAATTACCTTGCACCAGGGCAGGACTATCCAGAGTCGCAGCATCGCCTCCATTACTGCCGAGGTTGAGGCAATGGCAAAAAACTCATGGTTTCGCGGGGTCGTCAGCGATCTTGGCGGGCCTACGGCCAATATGTACGGCACCGCTTGCGGGGCTCCTGATGGCGGAGCCTCATGCAAACGGCATAGCTGCCTGCACCCTTCGCTGTGCCAGCGGTTGCAGGTTAATGACAGGGCTGGGGCTGATTTGCTGAGCGCTGTTCGGAAGTTGCCGGCAGTTCGTCATGTTACCGTAACCTCTGGGATTCGCTATGATCTTTTGGCTCACCAGCCTGCATATTTCCGAGAACTGGTTGCTCATCACGTGGGGGGGCTGCTCAAGGTTGCTCCAGAGCATTGCTGTGAAAAAGTTCTGCAGGTGATGAGAAAGCCAGCTCCTGCACTGTTTGAGGAGTTTCTGGCCCTGTTCAGGGACGAATGCGCACGGCTTGGCAAACGCTATGGCATTGTTCCCTATCTGATGTCCGGGCATCCGGGAACGACACTCTCCGACATGGTGGATCTCGGCCTCTTTCTGCGTCGTAACCGATTGCGGGTGGAGCAGGTTCAGCAGTTCACCCCGACTCCGGGAACGCTTGCCACGGCAATGTATCACACAATGATTGATCCGCTCACCGGCGGGTCGGTGTATGTTGCGCGATCGGATCGGGAAAAGCAGCAGCAAAAAGCATTGCTGCTTGCCCATTTATCTGAAGAACGTAATAAGGTTATGGCGGCACTTGCTGCCTGCGGCAGAGAAGCTGATGCTGAAAAACTCCTTGGCGTACAGCTGGTTAGGGGTAAGGGCAAGGTTGCATCGAAGACCGTTGACGGTAGCCACGCCCCGGAGCTGAAAAAACTATCTAGAAAAAAAATCAGAAAATAG
- the rplM gene encoding 50S ribosomal protein L13, which produces MKTFLPNNDQVNRDWYVFDAENQVLGRIATQIANILRGKNKPTYTPSVDTGDFVIVVNAEKIMLTGAKYDDKIYYSHSGFPGGIKSISAGKLLQKKPEDVIRKAVKGMLPKNKLARHMLSKLKIYAGTDHPHKAQQPKTVQL; this is translated from the coding sequence ATGAAGACGTTTCTGCCAAACAATGATCAGGTAAATCGGGACTGGTATGTGTTCGACGCCGAAAATCAGGTGCTCGGAAGGATTGCCACCCAGATCGCGAATATCCTTCGCGGAAAGAATAAGCCGACTTATACACCGAGCGTCGATACCGGCGACTTCGTAATTGTTGTCAATGCCGAGAAGATCATGCTCACCGGTGCCAAGTATGATGACAAGATCTACTACAGCCACTCAGGGTTCCCCGGCGGCATCAAGTCGATCAGCGCCGGCAAGCTGCTCCAGAAAAAGCCTGAGGATGTTATCCGCAAGGCCGTTAAAGGGATGCTCCCGAAAAACAAGCTTGCCCGCCACATGCTCAGCAAGCTGAAGATATATGCGGGTACTGATCATCCGCATAAGGCTCAGCAGCCTAAGACCGTTCAACTCTGA
- the truA gene encoding tRNA pseudouridine(38-40) synthase TruA: protein MRNILLTIEYDGTNYAGWQVQPNGLAIQQVLEEALERLLKEQVRLYSSGRTDAGVHAMAMPASFTTTRDIPLKAFTAGLNGLIPPDIAVKDAREVPLEFNPRREATLKHYCYSLHLGQNRSPLRRLYSWHVRGSLDVGAMRIAAGHFVGEHDFASFRGTGCAAKTTIRVVKSVTLSENGEFLQIDVKGVGFLRNMVRIMTGTLVEVGLGRRNPESILDLLRVPDRSAAGVTAPPQGLSLVEVSFGSFFAEDKKP, encoded by the coding sequence ATGCGCAATATTCTCCTGACCATAGAGTACGACGGCACGAACTATGCTGGCTGGCAAGTTCAGCCTAATGGTCTAGCAATCCAGCAGGTTCTGGAGGAGGCGCTGGAAAGGCTTCTCAAGGAGCAGGTCCGGCTTTACTCCTCGGGTAGGACCGATGCCGGGGTGCATGCCATGGCCATGCCGGCCAGCTTCACGACGACCAGGGATATCCCGCTCAAGGCCTTTACCGCCGGGTTGAACGGGCTCATTCCCCCTGATATTGCCGTCAAGGATGCCAGGGAGGTGCCGCTGGAGTTTAATCCTCGCAGGGAGGCAACGCTAAAGCACTACTGTTACTCGCTTCATCTCGGGCAAAATCGCTCACCGCTTCGCCGTCTCTACTCCTGGCATGTTCGTGGTTCGCTGGATGTCGGTGCTATGCGCATTGCTGCCGGTCATTTTGTGGGAGAGCATGATTTTGCCTCATTCCGCGGGACGGGGTGTGCGGCAAAAACCACGATTCGCGTGGTAAAATCGGTAACACTGTCTGAAAATGGGGAGTTTTTGCAGATCGATGTCAAGGGTGTCGGATTTTTGCGGAACATGGTAAGGATCATGACCGGGACTCTCGTGGAGGTCGGGCTTGGCAGGCGTAACCCTGAATCGATTCTGGATTTGCTGAGGGTTCCTGATCGCTCTGCTGCCGGAGTCACAGCCCCGCCACAGGGGTTGTCACTGGTTGAAGTCAGCTTCGGAAGTTTTTTCGCCGAAGATAAAAAACCTTGA
- the argC gene encoding N-acetyl-gamma-glutamyl-phosphate reductase, with protein MINVAVVGASGYTGVELLRILHCHPEVAVTCVTSEQSAGKRISDLFPSLRGRCDLVLENLEPVRIAERAELIFTALPHKAAMEVVPTFLKLKKKVVDLSADYRLHDAAEYGKWYEPHMNPELLGQAVYGLPEIRRAKIAKAQLVANPGCYPTSITLGLAPLLKKGLIDVSTIIADAKSGVSGAGRSAKVDNLYCEVNDGFKAYGVGGVHRHIPEIEQELSELAGKPVVISFTPHLVPMDRGILSTTYATLLKKMTAADLVKLYTDFYKGEGFVRVLPEGQFPSTAYVRGSNFCDIGLGLDQRTGRVIVVSAIDNLTKGASGQAVQNMNIVCGFPENLGLEGLGLFP; from the coding sequence ATGATTAACGTTGCGGTTGTCGGTGCCAGCGGTTACACCGGAGTCGAACTCCTCAGGATTTTGCATTGTCATCCGGAAGTGGCGGTCACCTGTGTTACTTCTGAGCAGAGCGCCGGCAAGCGGATATCTGACTTGTTTCCTTCCCTTCGCGGGCGATGCGACCTGGTTCTGGAAAATCTTGAGCCGGTCAGGATTGCGGAAAGGGCAGAGCTCATATTTACGGCATTGCCGCACAAGGCGGCAATGGAAGTGGTGCCGACTTTTCTGAAACTGAAGAAGAAAGTGGTTGATCTGTCGGCAGATTACCGTCTGCATGATGCCGCTGAATACGGTAAATGGTATGAGCCGCATATGAATCCTGAATTGCTTGGCCAGGCGGTTTACGGCCTTCCCGAAATCAGGCGGGCCAAGATTGCCAAGGCGCAACTGGTGGCAAACCCGGGTTGCTATCCTACCAGCATCACCCTGGGGCTGGCGCCGCTTCTTAAAAAAGGGCTGATTGATGTCTCCACCATAATTGCCGATGCCAAGTCCGGGGTTAGCGGTGCCGGCCGGAGTGCCAAGGTTGACAATCTTTACTGTGAGGTGAATGACGGGTTCAAGGCCTACGGCGTCGGCGGTGTTCACCGGCATATTCCGGAGATCGAGCAGGAGCTTTCAGAATTAGCCGGCAAGCCGGTGGTCATATCGTTCACGCCTCATCTGGTGCCGATGGATCGTGGGATTCTCTCAACCACCTATGCAACCTTGCTTAAGAAGATGACGGCCGCTGATCTGGTCAAGCTTTACACTGATTTCTACAAAGGCGAAGGGTTTGTCAGGGTGCTTCCTGAGGGGCAGTTTCCGTCAACAGCCTACGTGAGGGGCAGTAACTTCTGCGATATCGGCTTGGGGTTAGATCAGCGTACCGGGCGGGTTATCGTTGTTTCTGCAATCGACAATCTTACCAAGGGCGCCTCAGGTCAGGCGGTGCAGAATATGAACATCGTCTGCGGCTTTCCGGAGAATCTGGGGTTGGAGGGGCTGGGCCTGTTTCCGTAA